The Oenanthe melanoleuca isolate GR-GAL-2019-014 chromosome 12, OMel1.0, whole genome shotgun sequence DNA window CCCCTCTGGGGCAGAGAGACTACCCTGACCCCATCAGAGTCGCCCCTTGCTGACAGAGGCTGCCCTCCTGGCCACCTCATGCCCTTGGAGATACTGTGGCCTCTTACCTGATTTGCAGAGAGCAGGATGGTGCCCAGGGAGAGACCAGGGTGGTAGGGTATGGTGGCCCCCTTCGGAGGCGACTGGAGACAGAAGGAAGGAGGTGGAGGAGATGAGAGATGAAGCTGAATGCCCCTGTAGCCCCAAGGACCCTCTGCCCCTTATGCCCCCAGcaagctgggcacagcacccagaaCAACAAAGGCAGGGTGCTCCTATGGGTTTCCACACAAGGGGGCCCCAGTGTTTGGGTCCAGATGGGCATGAGAAGCCTtggggagggagaggtgggTAGCAAATGCCCCCTGGGATAGGCATAGGGCTTGGCAGGTACCTCCAGAATGACAGCACAGATCTGCCTCACGCACTGGATGATGGTGTCTGGCACCCCTGAGACAGTGACGGCCCGTTCAGTGGAGTTGGGCAGCAAATCACCAGCCACCTGcacctgtgcccctgtgctctgcGGGAATCAAAGAGAGATGCTCGCATTCCCCAACTactccctgccagggctcagcacctcacacctccctgccctcctcctggGCCGCCAGAGACCATTGCAGAACCTGCAGGGTGATGCTCCCTCTCTTGCATCACCTCTCCCGGCCCCTGTGGGACTGTGGCAGCCCCCACACCCAGGGGAAAAGGGGATCCCACACTGAGCTACCCTCAGCCTCACCTCCCGGATCTCCCTGATCTTAGCTCCCGCCTTGCCGATGAGGGAACCGCACTGGCTGGCGGGGATGACAAGGCGCAGGGTCACCggtgctctgcctgctgagaCCCCATCGCCCCCTGCTCCCAGGTCCTgtgagggatgtgggatgcggCATCAGACCCCCAGATCCCACAggtgtggggacacctggggggaTTTAGGAGGGCTGTCTACCTCCTCCAGCTTGAAGGCGATCATGGAGACGGCGCGGAAGACGGCATCGGTGGAGCCGGTGATCGTGGTGATGCGCTCGGGGCAGGACCCTTCCGAGATGGTGATGCGtgcactgctctggggacagtgtcacacCCCGTTAGGGATGTCACAAACCCTGTGCTTCCTGACTTCTGCCAGGGATAGCCTCATACGGGAGATTGATGCCTTCAAGCCAGAGCCTTGCCCCTCCCACCTGCCCCAGGCAGATTCCCTGGGGtactgctttgttttccctggTTCCACCTGGGATTTAGGGGGGCAGGCACAAGGGAGCCACCAGGAACAGGCATGACAGGCAGCAGGACCTGGCAGCCCACCAGCATGCCCTTACCTGCTCTCGTATCCTCTTAACAGTCTCTCCTTTCTGCAGGTAAAGAAACAGGGTGGGTGGTCAGGTCCAGGGGAGCCAAGTGCTGGCAACACACAGGACCCCAAATCTTACCTTGCCAATGATGCTACCGATCTCCTGTAAAGGTAGAAGAGTGGCACCGTAAGGAGACAGCTCCCTGTCTGCCAAATCTCTCCTCCACCCACAGCCTGGCAACAGGCAGACCCTGTCCCCGGGACACTAGGTTACTTAACTAGTGACAGTGGGGCATGGGAATGTACCCCTCCCTGGCTTAGGATGGGGAAAGAAATCCTTCTGGGAATGCTATTCCCAGGGGAGACTGGgagcaagaagaaaacaggGCATGGTGAGTAGCTAGAGCTCTAGCACAGCCTCTCACCCCAGGCATTGCTGACCCCCAGGGGCACTGAGCCCCCTGCCATTACCTTGCCGTGCATGAGCATGCGCAGGGTCAGGGTGATGCTGAGCTCCGTCTCCTCAGGACTGCCGCCCACGCCACTGGCTCTGTCTGGTGatgccatggcaggagggcGAGATGAGCCTGTGGGACACGGTGGTCTTCAGAAAGGGGGGATGCCCCAGCTAACCCTCCACCCCCAGATCTGCAGCTTGAATATCCTATGGCTGGGAAATGGGGTAActgaggcagaggcagcactgtGCCCTCCTCTGGCAGGTGAGGGTCACATGGCCCCATGGCACCCCATGGGCACCCTGTACCCCCAGAAGGGACCCATTGCTATGTGTCTGCTGAGCTGCCTTCAGTCTGTCCTGCACAAAGCCAGGAACTGGATGGAtatgggggaggggggaaggtgTGTGGAGCACGGCTGTGGGATAGGGTTCTGTTTGCAGACGGTTGCTGGAgtggggggagcagagggggccTGGGTGGTCTCACAGGCTATGCAAGTcaccttccttctcttcctgccttCCCGGTGTCTATGCACAAAGCcccaggggacactgaggcaAGCTCCCTGATGGGGACCACCCCAACCAAATCACAGCACGATGCCTGCTGACTGATGCCGCTGCACCATGTCCCGTCCCAGAGCACTCCAGGGCCCCCCGGACCCTGTGCCCGGGTGGCCGTGGGCGGCCAGGGCCCCTGGGAGGAGGACAATTCCTGTGTGTCCAGGCCCGGGTGGGCGGCTGCGGCACCGCTGGCTCCCGGCAAGCTGGGCGATGCCAAGCAGCTTTGAAACAAAGCACCCGTGTTGAGGCTGGGGCCGCGTCCGCGGGCATGGCGGGAGGGGGGGCCGGCTATTTTAGGTGCTGGCAGGACTCGTCACCGCTACAGCACATCTCCTGCATCAGGGTAGCGCGGGGGGGGGAGGCGCACCCCCTAAGTGCTGTGCCTCGTACCCCCGCGGTGGTTTGAGCGTCCCCACCCTCCTGTTACCGCGGGCTGGAGAAAGGTGGAGAGAATGAGACGGGGAATATTCCCGTTCGTGGTGCAGGGGAGCGTGAAGTGGGGCGAAGGGAAGGGATGCACCCTGCTATAATCCCTGCCCGCGGTACCCGGGGATGTGTGGGGTGCCGGCAGGGACGCGCAGCCGGCCACGGTCCCCAGTCCCCCAGGGGATGAATAGAAGCAGGAATCCGCCAGGGACAAAAGACCCTGCCGGGGGAAGAAGGACGAGGCTGGCGGTGGGACGGGGGAACGCAGCCGGGCCACGGGtgtcccccccagtgccacaaACAGCGTGTGGGGGTCTGCGGGCAGGGGGGGGCTCTCCCCCAGGTGAGCCAGGCCGGCAGGGACGCCAAAGGGCCCGGTGATGGGCACAGGCCACCTGCCAtggctggcactgggacagccaCCGACAGAGCTGGGCACCGCCCGTCCTTCGGGGCACCTTCGGCTGACAAAAGGAGGGGGGACGTCAGGAAGCCCCCAGCCCGTCCCTGGGGAAAGCTCTCTGTTCTCGCCCTCCCAGTCGCCCCAAGCCCCCTGGTCCCCGCGGGAGTGGGGCCTGGCGGGTACCTTTCCGTGCGCCTCGTCCCTccgccgccggccgccccgCTCAGTGCCACATTGTCCCCGGCGGCGCCCAGTGACACCCGGGGCAGGAACAATGAGCCGCTTGACAGGCCAGGGCCAAGCTGGCAGCCCCGGCCCCCACCCCGGTCCACGCCGGGGCCCCCCTCGctcttcccctctcccacatccctccctccGGGATCCTATTACAGCGGATAAGAGACACTAAAAGGAACAATGCACCCTGGGTAAGGCCATCTGCCACCGCTGGGGACATTCCtggcccccccggcccccctcCCTTTGGCTCACACATCGCCCCTCTTTGTAATTGcgtggtttttttcctggaagccGATCAGCTGGCAGGGCTAGAGGGCTCAAGGACACCGGAgcgggcagggatggggcagctggCACCCCAAGGCCGCTGGCACCCcgggctgctgctgtgaggtggtgcctggaggggcaggaggcaCTCCTGTATGGGGGTGGGGGGATCCGGACAGCAACAGGGGACCAGAGCCATCTGCGGGCATCAGCGATGCTCCAGACAGGGGTCTTGCCAGAGTGCCAGGGCAGAGACCAGCTCCTGCACCCTTGGCACTGCCTTGTGTTCCCCACATGGGCATCCTGCCCCCACAGAAAACTGCCCCCCCCATTACCTCCCCCACTAAATCCTCCTGTGCCCTGGTGTAAGCAGCTAAAGCCCAGGCAAGCTTGGGGAagggggggcactggggggacaccctgctgccagctccatctGTGCCTTGAGTGCCCGGTGCAGCAGCACCAAAGGCAGAAAAGGCAGCTGGTAGGCAGGGGTCTTGTCCCCCCCATCCCCAAGTCTCTCAGGCCTCCCCGGCCACCCCCTCATCTATTCGTGGTAGCCACTCCTTGGGGAAATCTCCCTCCACCTCCCCAGGGTGCCGGGTGGATGCTGGCGTGGGCAGGagcctcccagggctggcagttCCCTTTTAAGCCCCTGTGGATTACCCTAGACTTGGGTGCATGCCACGTGGGgtaggaggaggaagaggaggatgaagaggaggcTGGCTGGCTGGGGACACGGATGTCACTACCTTGGGGAACTGACCTGTCCCTgaacacagccccagggcacccTGGCCACCCTCTGAGGCTCATAGGGGTCCTGTCAGAAGTGATGGGTGGGCTCCAGCAAGGCTGGTACCCATCCACAATTCCCAAACGTACCATCCCTCAGTGGCTGCATCTTCCCTGCTGTCACCCCCCAAATCTGTGTGGGACAGCAGCCATGGAGGTAgggatgggggaaggaggtGGGAAAGGTGGTGAAGAAGCAGGATGAAGGTGGCAGGAAAGCAGTGGCAGAGCTTGGGGTTTTATTTGGTCTCAAGAGGAGTGGGTGCTGGTGTTGGCCAGTGCAGTGTGAGTGCCAGCCAAGCACCTGGGTTGGCACAAGGGTGCACGTACAGGCAGAGGGGTGGGTAGGCTGGccacatccccctgccctgtgGTTCTGTGCTGCTCACTTCAGCTGTTGCAGGAAGGCCAGGAGTCCACGGTGCCACTCATTGGGCTTGTCCAGGTAGCAGGGGTGTCCtgcaccctgcagcaccagcacctggTGCTCAGGGAGGTGCCGCAGGTTGTTCAGACTGGTCTGCCCCAGCTCCACGTCCTGGTCCCCGTACACGATCAGCGTGGGGGTCTGTAGAGGGGGAATGCACTCTGAGCCTGCAAGTGTCACCCAGGCACTCGTTCCTTCTGGCCAGGGACACTCTGGAGGGGAGACACCTGCCCTTCTCCCCCACCCAGTGTGACAAAGGGAAACTGAAGCTCAGACTCTTGGGTGTCCAATTGTCCCCTCTTTACCTCCCACTACCCCACATTCACATTCCTTCATCACCACATTCCCCTCTTTCAGTGGCAACAGGGTTTCTGGCACATTTAGCCTTTCCCCTGCTCAACACTGGAGTCAAGGTCCCCTCTACaccatcccctcccagttccctgagctccccagtGCCCTTCCAGGCCGTACTTTGATCTGGGCATACTGCTCCGCTGTGAATTTCTCAGTGCAGATGGGTGCCACAGGTACATAGCCCTTGaacagctggctgtgctctAAGAGGAAGGGCAGTGAGTACATGCCACTGAGCGATGGGCTGATCACCACAGCTGGACCCAGGCACAAAGCCTCTGAAACTGCCTTCAGGAAcgctgctggtgctggctggCCCACGGCTGCTGGGGCCACAGCATCCTTCGAGCGCCCCAGCCCTGAATCATGGGAGACACACGTGGCTTGTCAGGCTCCACAGAGCCTCAACGACTGGGAGAAGCCAGCACAGTacaacacagcacagcatgaCACTGGGGTTGCCGTCCTGGCCACACTGTGCTCACCACACCTTACCCGGCAGGTCGATGGCCACAGCTCGGTAGCCGTTCTCGGCCAGCGTGGCGAGTGTCCCCACCTGCAGCCAGGTTTCGGAGGAGAAGCGGATGccgtgcagcagcagcaccgtCAGCTTCGGCACTGCCTGCGCTGGCTCAGCTCGACGGTAGAAGAGGGTCTGTCCTTGCACCGTGACGGTGCTCTCGGTGATCTGCGGGGCGGCCATGCCTGGGGGCCAGAGGGCTGTTCGGTGAGGTGAGAGCTGGGAACGGGAGGGTGATGAGCCTTCTGCCACTGTCGAGGCCCAGTGGTGACAGGAAGGCAAGAGGGCTGTGAGGGGTCACACCGGCATCATCTTCGCTGTGGTGGCACCACCGGGGTCTCTGATGTGCCAGGCGGCCTCACGGGCCCgcccctgcctcagtttccccgtCCATCGATGGGCCTGCAGCCCTTACCTGCTGCTCCGCACACTGGGCCGGCCGCCGCTCGCCTCCTCCCCGCCGCACCACGGGACTGGGGGTGCCGCGACCCGGGGCCAAAGACCGGCGGGGCGGGCGAGAGAACGGCGGCACCGCCTCATGGAGCGCAAGGTCCGGGGCGGCCCCGGGAACCGCTGGGGCCTCGCcgggcccagccctgccccgccAAGCGAAGCCGAGCTTTTCCGAACGACGCCGAGAGAAACCGAGCCCTAAACGAACTCTACCGAGCCGGGCCGAGCGCTGTAGAGCGGAACCCGATCTCTGCCGTACCGGACAGAGTCCAACCTGAGCCCTGGCCGAGCTCTAGCGAGAGCCGCCGAGCCTCTGACGAACATAGCCGAGTTCTGCCGAGCTCTGCCAAGCTTAGCCGAGCCCAACCCGAGCCCTGGCCGAGCTCTGGCGAGAGCCGCCGAGCCCCTGACGAACATAGCCGAGTTCTGCCGAGCTCTGCCAAGCTAAGCCGAGCCCAACCCGAGCCCTGCCCGAGCCCTGGCGAAAGCCGCCGAGCCCTTGACGAACATAGCCGAGTTCTGCCGAGCTCTGCCAAGCTTAGCCGAGCCTCAGCCGCTCCCCCGAGCCGGGGCTCCACTGCGGGTTCCGGCCGTTCCGTCCCTCGAGGTTGTAGTGTCGCGAGCTGCCGGCAGGCGGGGCCCGAGGGCGCAGCAGCCCgtgcgcggcgggcggggggcggcagggccggggccgagcggggccggggccgagcggggccgcCAGCGCCGGGCCGAGCTCGGGCTGGGCcggagctgagcagggcagcgGGGACCGGGACCTGTTCCCCCgcagcagcggggctggggtcCCGCAGCTCCGCGCTGCCGCTCTCCTTTTGCAGCGGGAGCGGAGATGCTGCTTGCCCGCAGCcgcctggggctgctgctcctcggGGCACTCCTCACTGTCCTCCTGTTCCTCTGGCTGCCGGCCGCCCGGCGCTCCCGGCCTGaccaggggcagcagggctggcgGGCGGCCAACGGCACCGTGCGCACGGGGATGGCTGCGGGCGAGCTCCCCGTGTTCTACAGGGAGGTTCCCGCAGCTGCGGGCCCCGGGAGGTGGGTCAGCCCGCCGGCAGTGGGGGTGCCAGGCCCGGGGCTCGGCCTGCAGCAGCCCCCGTGCAGCTGAACCCTTGCTGCCTGTCTTCCCCCACGCAGGCCCGATGTCCTGTTCCTGCACGGCCAGGCGTTCACCTCCAAGACGTGGGAGGCCTTGGGCACGCTGGCACTGCTCGCTGGAGAAGGCTACCGTGCGGTCGCAATAGATCTGCCTGGTAGGACCATGGCACCGTGCTTAACTGATCCCTTTGGGCAGCTCCAGTCCCTTGCTTTAGTCACTGCTAGGCTCTGGATGTCTTTAGGGAGAACTCTGCCTAGCTGCTGGTGATCCCTGGGGCAGTGTGCCTGGGATTTGTCTGTGTCCTGGGGCATTGACGGCTGCGACCATAAAACCCTCGGGCTTGATCAAACATTCATTTTTTGCCAAGCTGTTGAACCCTGGTGAAGAGAGACCATCAGGCTGCACAGTGCTCCCTGACCACCCCATGCCCTCTTCCCCATACCAGGCTACGGGGATTCGCCCCCAGTGGACATGGTGGTGACAGCACAGGGCCGGAGGGATTTCCTGGACCATGTCCTCCGGGAGCTGGGCATGCAGAGGCCTGTTCTCGTCAGCCCCTCCATGAGCGGCCGCTTTGCCCTGCCCTTTCTCCTGGCACACGGGGACCAGCTGGCTGGCTTTGTGCCCATAGCACCCGTGGGCACCAAGGACCACACTGCTGAGCAGTACCGGCGAGTCCAGGTGGGTTTTTGGGCTCTAGGGGGCTGTCCTGGGTGTTGGCGAGCCTTATGggccagctggctgcagggccaTGTGGAGGGTGGCACTATTTTGGGGTGAGTGAGGGGGACCTGTGACCCTCAGTTTTGCAGCCCCCCATGGTGGTGGATGGAGATGGGCATAGCCCAGAGGGAGTGTGGTGGCCATTTACCCCTCTGAcagctgctctgttttttttgtCCCCTTACCAAGACACCCACCCTGATCCTGTATGGTGACCGTGACACCAGGCTAGCTCCCCAGGCGCTGCAGaacctccagcacctccctgagCACCGTGTGGCCGTGCTGGCTGGTGCTGGCCATGCCTGCTACCTGGACAAGCCAGAGGACTTCCATCGGGCCCTGCTGGGCTTTCTGCGCCAGCTGAAGTGAGCactgcctcctccctgccaagcagaggggctggggcgTCCCGAGGGACTGGGAGGCACAAACAGCTGGCATGAGGGGTGCTGTTCCCTCCGGGCATATTCCCATCACGGGCGGGGGGACGACTGGAGTTGTCCCTTGCCGGCAGGACAGGGTGTCGTCTGTCACGAGGCCAATAAACTGATGCTGCTCTGGTTTCTACGTGTGTCCCCAAGCGCCGCGGGGCTCCTCGAGATCCAGCCGCATCGCTAGTGCGCGGCCAGGAAGCTGCCCTATGCCCCTCGGGGTGGAGCGGGcggagcagggcagggcgggcggagcggggcaggggcgggcggagcgggcggagcggggccgggcggagcgggAGGAGaggggcgggcggagcgggcaggggcgggcggagcggggcggggccgggcggagcgggAGGAGaggggcgggcggagcggggccgggcgggcggagcggggcaggggcgggcggagcgggcaggggcgggcggagcggggcaggggcgggcggagcggggcaggggcgggcggagcgggcggagcggggccgggcggagaggggcgggcggagcggggcggggaggagcggagcggggcaggggcgggcggagcggggcggggaggagcggagcggggcaggggcgggcggagcggggcaggggcgggcggagcgggcggagcggggccgggcgggcagcgccggcggcggcagcgcggaGGTAGGGCCGGGGACGGCGGGGGGCGagcagcggggccgggcagcaGCGCCGGCACCCCGCGGGTGGGTGCCCCGGTGCCTTCGCCCCCATTAAGCCAGGGCCAAGGTACCCTGCACCCCCCCTTACCCAGCACCTCTTCTCTACTCCCCTGCACTGCTTTGCCCCACTGTTCTGCACCCCTAACCGTGCGCTGCTAACGACAGTGTCCAGCACCCCGTGCCCTGCTGCGCCTGCACCCAATAacgcagctgctgcagccctaACCGCggtgccctgcctgccctctgcTTCACCCCGTACCCCCCTGACCGCAGCACCCCTGCGGCCCTACGTGCGGGACCCTGCACTGCCCACAGCTCTAACCATGATGTCCCCGAATCCCAGCTGCAGTACCTCTGCACGCCACCTGTGCCCCTTTGCACTCCCTGCCACCGTGCCCCTGCACCCCTAACCACAGTCCCAATGCACCCCTCATGGCCTCTCCGCACCCCCCGCTTCCATATCCCCGCAGTGTTTGCCTTTACCCCTCGTGCAGAACCCCCATGTTCCCCTAAGTATCCTAcattctcctgctcctccagccacCCAGCTTCCCTCAAACAGCTCCCACTGTAGCCTCTCAGCCTAATGTGTTCCCCCAGTACCTCTATCCTCTGTTAACACTCAATCCCCTTCACCACCCCCATTTCCCTGTACCCTCAGAGCCTTTCCTTGCAGCTCTCCTGCACCCCCTAGCCAGTCAGTAGCCCCTTTTCCCTACCTGCACCCCCTTACACCAGcatcctgccttccctgcctgcatcctcCAGCATTTCCACACACCTCTAACCCCTGGTTAATCCAAACTCCATGTCTCCCTACCCAACATACCCTTCTTCCCCTTTACCCTTCTTCATACTCCCCCACCTAGTTGCCCTCCTTTCCTCCTAGCCCTTCCCTGGATTTCACCCCTTGCCTGGGCATCATAGCCTGTCCTGGCACTGTGCTTGGGGCAGAAACCTGTGTTTTGGGGGAGGAATGCCCCATTCTGCCCTGTGCCCAAGTGGGGGGGATTTCTCCCATGTGCCAGTGTCACAGGAGCTGCATGGGGGAGACCTTTGTCCCATCTCCCTTCGGTTTCTGTGACGACCGAGCATGCTGGCGGACTTTGGAGGGGCTGGTGGGTGATTAACCGTCTTGCAGCTCTTTCCCCAGAGctttgcagccctgctcccaggcatGGCACCTGGGAAGCCTGGGAAGAGCGCGGGGGCCTCAGAGAACCCCTCGGTTACACTTTTCCGGGAGTACCTGAGGATTGACACTGTCCACCCTAAACCTGACTATGGTGAGGATGGGGGGACAGGACGGGGAGCCATGTGGGGATCGGGTAATGTGGCTTTGTAGCGCTGATCTTTGGACCCAGGTGCCCAAGTCCTGTACTGGGGCTGTTTTGATCGTGGTGTTAAGAGCGAACTCCTTTGTGCCTTATCTCTGCTGGTGCCTTTGATTGGGGCAGGGACATCTCAAGTgccctcagagctgctgtttgcttctTCTAGACCTGTGCCCCTTGTTCCCCTTTCCATGCTGCTCTGGCTATGGGATGGGTGATCTCCTGTGTAGATCTCCTTCTGTTAACATTTATGTCTTCCCACTTGTCCTGGTTTAGTATAGTATGTTTTATTGGTGAGGAGCTCCCTAAACTTCACTGGAGAAACATTCCACCTGAACTCATCCCcattcaatttttaatttttttgtatttcccaAGTCCTCATCCCAAAGGGATGGTGATgagctgctcccatccctgttcaTAGCCACTTCTTGTGGTCTGCAGCACCTGTCCTCTCTTGTCACCTCTTTTCGAATTCTGGGAACCCACAGAGCCTTGGGGCCCCTGGAGGTTTGCAGTGAGAGACCCTGGTGTAA harbors:
- the ABHD14A gene encoding protein ABHD14A; the encoded protein is MLLARSRLGLLLLGALLTVLLFLWLPAARRSRPDQGQQGWRAANGTVRTGMAAGELPVFYREVPAAAGPGRPDVLFLHGQAFTSKTWEALGTLALLAGEGYRAVAIDLPGYGDSPPVDMVVTAQGRRDFLDHVLRELGMQRPVLVSPSMSGRFALPFLLAHGDQLAGFVPIAPVGTKDHTAEQYRRVQTPTLILYGDRDTRLAPQALQNLQHLPEHRVAVLAGAGHACYLDKPEDFHRALLGFLRQLK
- the ABHD14B gene encoding putative protein-lysine deacylase ABHD14B — encoded protein: MAAPQITESTVTVQGQTLFYRRAEPAQAVPKLTVLLLHGIRFSSETWLQVGTLATLAENGYRAVAIDLPGLGRSKDAVAPAAVGQPAPAAFLKAVSEALCLGPAVVISPSLSGMYSLPFLLEHSQLFKGYVPVAPICTEKFTAEQYAQIKTPTLIVYGDQDVELGQTSLNNLRHLPEHQVLVLQGAGHPCYLDKPNEWHRGLLAFLQQLK